A region of Pyxidicoccus parkwaysis DNA encodes the following proteins:
- a CDS encoding TolB family protein, with protein sequence MRKQFLTLTVLMLATASAAADRMNPADLRRVTKAREHIIPAVAKEFGPRARFVHLFGQGKGMLAGVVAEVPAEPLGTDDVPLLAIVQYDEDTGAVRVVDREFKYREARTVGRDVALLDGEGNLRLREANGRERLLAQGVGGDLFPTAKGDALVATLIMDGQHAHETSVGLIDLKGRVKVLADGPGVDATPSISPDGRTVVFVSGRTTVASFYVTTVDGGAPRQLTNVGLDSTMLFGGPPKGFVPPPVSSHHMEWVSEDVLRYNAGGGEFWKLNVRTGEAAPDLGGEK encoded by the coding sequence ATGAGAAAGCAATTCCTGACACTCACCGTGTTGATGCTGGCGACCGCCAGTGCCGCGGCGGACCGCATGAATCCCGCGGACCTGCGCCGTGTCACGAAGGCCCGCGAGCACATCATCCCCGCCGTTGCGAAGGAGTTCGGACCCAGGGCCCGGTTCGTCCACCTCTTCGGCCAGGGCAAGGGAATGCTGGCGGGCGTCGTCGCGGAGGTTCCGGCGGAGCCGCTGGGTACGGATGACGTGCCGCTGCTGGCCATCGTCCAGTACGACGAGGACACGGGCGCGGTGCGCGTGGTGGACCGCGAGTTCAAGTACCGCGAGGCACGCACGGTGGGGCGCGACGTGGCGCTGCTGGACGGCGAGGGCAACCTGCGCCTGCGCGAGGCCAACGGCCGTGAGCGGCTGCTGGCGCAAGGCGTGGGCGGAGACCTGTTCCCCACCGCGAAGGGCGACGCGCTGGTGGCCACGCTCATCATGGACGGACAGCATGCGCACGAGACGTCCGTGGGCCTCATCGACCTGAAGGGCCGCGTGAAGGTGCTGGCGGACGGGCCCGGCGTGGACGCGACGCCCAGCATCTCTCCGGATGGCCGGACCGTGGTGTTCGTGTCCGGCCGCACCACCGTGGCCTCGTTCTACGTGACGACGGTGGATGGCGGAGCGCCGAGGCAGCTCACCAACGTGGGGCTGGACAGCACGATGTTGTTCGGCGGCCCGCCGAAGGGCTTCGTGCCCCCGCCCGTCTCCAGCCACCACATGGAGTGGGTGAGCGAGGACGTGCTCCGCTACAACGCGGGCGGTGGTGAGTTCTGGAAGCTGAACGTGCGGACGGGCGAAGCGGCTCCGGACCTGGGAGGTGAGAAGTGA
- a CDS encoding cell wall anchor protein, which produces MTLKVFRLNASRLACALPLLALVGCGPVDIRETPIESGSPSQQAQALTTIGYRSSTTASGKSVTSLAIAKPAGTVAGDVLLARIINRNNVAAVLTPPSGWTVLRSDQSASQIKAWVLYRVAGSVEPASYTFTIDLASYLAGSISAFTGVDNANPIDAHSGQKNGLTSAFNTPAITTTASNGLAVWFGSQIWTGAACPDSPIVPPAGFTEALETCLVSSSTGLIYDVAQLSLGASGAQPAFNGSSPYAETNIAQVVALRPAGAPTCGAGDTYASTYTTVGTVQSAAIVEPSGLAASRLTPGVLYVHNEDTTAVVAISTANASTLGTFNVANVTPADWEDVATGPCPAGQCIYMGDIGRVSANFPTPPSTFAVYRIPEPNIGGGQTSGDLTAEKFPFQYPDTPKDAEAIMVHPTTGDIYVITKSGTGLSKVYKFPQPLPAPGTMSTLVFVSNLQLPTNGDANFSYTTAAAIHPCAERFILRTYRTVYEFRAPSGSGFEAAFAAVPVTLTDTVEGQGEAIEYEANGASYFTMSESPSPFKLKRVVRQ; this is translated from the coding sequence ATGACATTGAAGGTCTTCAGACTGAACGCCTCACGCCTCGCCTGCGCGCTCCCGCTCCTCGCCCTGGTGGGCTGCGGACCGGTGGACATCCGCGAGACGCCCATCGAGTCCGGCTCCCCGTCCCAGCAGGCCCAGGCGCTGACGACCATCGGCTACCGGAGCAGCACCACCGCCAGTGGAAAGTCGGTGACGTCCCTCGCGATTGCGAAGCCGGCGGGGACGGTGGCGGGGGACGTGCTGCTCGCGCGCATCATCAACCGCAACAACGTCGCCGCCGTGCTGACGCCGCCCTCGGGATGGACGGTGCTGCGCTCGGACCAGAGCGCGTCTCAAATCAAGGCCTGGGTGCTCTACCGGGTCGCTGGCAGCGTCGAGCCCGCGAGCTACACCTTCACCATCGACCTCGCGAGCTACCTGGCGGGCAGCATCTCCGCCTTCACTGGCGTGGACAACGCCAACCCCATCGACGCGCACAGCGGCCAGAAGAACGGGCTCACCTCCGCGTTCAACACGCCGGCCATCACCACCACTGCGTCCAATGGACTGGCCGTATGGTTCGGCTCGCAAATCTGGACGGGCGCGGCCTGCCCGGACAGTCCCATCGTTCCTCCGGCGGGCTTCACCGAGGCGCTGGAGACCTGCCTCGTCTCCTCGTCCACGGGGCTCATCTACGACGTGGCCCAGCTGTCCCTGGGCGCCTCGGGAGCGCAGCCCGCGTTCAATGGCAGCTCGCCGTACGCGGAGACGAACATCGCCCAGGTGGTGGCGCTGCGGCCGGCGGGCGCGCCCACGTGCGGCGCGGGCGACACGTATGCCAGCACATACACGACGGTGGGCACCGTGCAGTCCGCCGCCATCGTCGAGCCGTCCGGGCTCGCCGCGAGTCGCCTGACGCCGGGCGTGCTGTACGTGCACAACGAGGACACCACCGCCGTGGTCGCCATCAGCACCGCCAACGCGAGCACGCTGGGCACCTTCAACGTGGCCAACGTAACGCCGGCGGACTGGGAGGACGTCGCCACCGGCCCGTGCCCCGCGGGCCAGTGCATCTACATGGGTGACATCGGCCGGGTGAGCGCGAACTTCCCCACGCCTCCGTCCACCTTCGCCGTGTACCGCATTCCCGAGCCGAACATCGGCGGCGGCCAGACAAGCGGCGACCTGACGGCGGAGAAGTTCCCCTTCCAGTACCCGGACACACCCAAGGACGCGGAGGCCATCATGGTGCACCCCACCACGGGCGACATCTACGTCATCACCAAGTCGGGCACAGGGCTGAGCAAGGTCTACAAGTTCCCCCAGCCGCTGCCGGCGCCGGGGACGATGTCCACGCTGGTGTTCGTGTCCAACCTGCAGCTGCCCACGAATGGTGACGCGAACTTCTCGTACACCACGGCGGCGGCCATCCACCCGTGCGCCGAGCGCTTCATCCTCCGCACGTACCGCACCGTGTACGAGTTCCGAGCGCCCTCCGGCAGCGGCTTCGAGGCGGCCTTCGCGGCCGTGCCGGTGACGCTGACGGACACCGTGGAGGGCCAGGGCGAGGCGATTGAGTACGAGGCCAACGGCGCGAGCTACTTCACGATGAGCGAGAGCCCGTCGCCCTTCAAGCTCAAGCGCGTCGTGCGGCAGTAG
- a CDS encoding L,D-transpeptidase, translating to MHIDIDISHQRLQLRDGAGAVRMDVPISSGVKGVGEVKGSGCTPRGLHVIRAKVGAGVPERGVFVSRRFTGEVYGPDLARYYPQRDWVLTRILWLSGLEPGRNRLGPVDTFRRLIYLHGCPDELPMGTPLSHGCIRLRNADILALFEQVPVGTQVHIRD from the coding sequence ATGCACATCGACATCGACATTTCCCACCAGCGTCTCCAGCTGCGCGACGGCGCGGGCGCGGTGCGGATGGACGTGCCCATCTCCAGTGGGGTGAAGGGCGTGGGCGAGGTGAAGGGCAGCGGCTGCACTCCACGCGGGCTACACGTCATCCGCGCGAAGGTGGGCGCGGGCGTGCCCGAGCGAGGCGTCTTCGTGAGCCGTCGCTTCACCGGCGAGGTGTATGGCCCCGACCTGGCCCGGTACTACCCGCAGCGGGACTGGGTGCTCACACGCATCCTCTGGCTGAGCGGGCTGGAGCCTGGCCGCAACCGGCTGGGCCCGGTGGACACCTTCCGCCGCCTCATCTACCTGCACGGCTGTCCGGATGAATTGCCCATGGGCACGCCGCTGTCGCACGGCTGCATCCGGCTGCGCAACGCGGACATCCTCGCCCTCTTCGAGCAGGTGCCCGTGGGCACGCAGGTGCACATCCGCGACTGA